Proteins encoded together in one Haloarcula rubripromontorii window:
- the gltB gene encoding glutamate synthase large subunit translates to MVERQTGLSAGDAGLAEPTDERSNCGVGVVMDLDGDSDHWVVSDGLELLDNLEHRGTTGAEQDTGDGAGIMLQIPHEFFTAEVDADLPPAGEYAVGTLFLPEDDEVAESLKDLVEAELAAEGLDVLDWRDVPTDNSDLGATALESEPDIVQFFVTSATGKTGDAFENQLYIGRRALENTVEEEKPPGHERFYVVSLATDVVVYKGLLKAEQLEDYYPDLGDERMQSTFAMVHARFSTNTLGAWHLAHPYRRVIHNGEFNTIQGNINWMRARETDIQSDEFEGDLEKIKPIIDDPEQSDTASVDNALELLLQGGRDLPHALRMLIPEAWRGEMNDVTGDRRDFYDYHASLVEPWDGPALVAATDGDRIGAVLDRNGLRPCRYDVLEDNTLVMSSEAGALEHDASEIQERGRLQPGQCFLADPEEGRVIPDAEVFDDITDDKYGEWVAEEQVDIDDVADREDNAPRDPSDALRSHQAMYGYTYDEVDHLIEPMAEKGKDPVGSMGDDTPLSVLSQFNRPLFTYFKQLFAQVTNPPLDYIREELVTSLESRLGHQRNILDESQGHARQLVLDSPILTDEETQSIKDLDANGMSTKVIDITYEKGSDLRQAVEDVRAEADAAAKEHDILVLSDRGADEDRVPIPSLLAVGGIHHHLVRNGLRNHVGIVLESGDPRAVHHFATLIGYGAGAVNPYLAYQTIEDLVAGPDGADLADAIDAYITAVEDGLLKTMAKMGISTVESYQGAQIFEAVGLSSDFVAEYFEGTTCRTEGIGIEEIEDDLTQRHEVAWSEEEPDMPRQGEYEFRSNGIHHQWNPNTVGKIQQAVRMGDYDIYKEFAELVNDQNEELQTLRGLLEFDSDRESIPIEEVEPVEDIVERFETAAMSLGSLSPEMHENNAIAMNRLGANANTGEGGEPPERFDTEKECTTKQVASGRFGVTSDYLASADELQIKMAQGSKPGEGGHLPGKKVNEMIAHVRYATPGVGLISPPPLHDIYSIEDLKQLIHDLKASNPEADINVKLVSEDGIGTIAAGVAKANADVVHISGHDGGTGASPKTSIKNAGLPWELGVSEANQMLRATGLRSRIKVTTDGGMKTGRDVAVAALLGAEGYTFGTASMVTSGCVMARQCHENTCPVGIATQNENLRERFPGEPQHVVNYMTFVAQELREIMAELGFETIDEMIGRPSVLQQRDDVSQPKAQKLDLSSVIAEPADNDGRYKQREQTHEVDKQLDWDLIDAAEDAIYSGDPVAIDADISNVDRAVGATLSNRISREHASEGLADDTIRVDFDGTAGQSFGAFLAQGVTMELTGTANDYVGKGLSGGKLILNTPDNAPFDPTENIVIGNVALYGATQGEAYVNGMAGERFAVRNSGVKGVVEGVGDHGCEYMTGGAIVVLGETGKNFAAGMSGGVAYVYDPDGEFEEKANTGMVSLSDTLEGKDRQMITRLVENHAAYTDSDRAAELLDDWDAELENFTKVMPDAYAEVIADRERDDVRNEPPAKAAPSAEAAETDFIASTDD, encoded by the coding sequence ATGGTTGAGCGACAGACAGGTCTCTCTGCAGGCGACGCCGGGCTTGCAGAACCTACGGACGAACGGTCGAACTGTGGTGTCGGGGTCGTCATGGACCTCGACGGCGACAGCGACCACTGGGTTGTATCGGACGGACTCGAACTCCTCGACAACCTCGAACATCGAGGGACGACAGGAGCCGAGCAAGATACGGGCGACGGAGCGGGCATCATGCTCCAGATTCCACACGAGTTTTTCACTGCCGAAGTCGACGCCGACCTGCCGCCCGCTGGCGAGTACGCCGTCGGCACGCTCTTTCTCCCGGAAGACGACGAGGTCGCGGAGAGTCTGAAAGATCTCGTCGAGGCGGAACTCGCCGCTGAGGGCCTCGATGTCCTTGACTGGCGCGACGTTCCCACGGACAACAGCGACCTCGGCGCAACGGCGCTGGAATCCGAGCCCGACATCGTCCAGTTTTTCGTCACCTCCGCGACGGGCAAGACCGGTGATGCCTTCGAGAATCAGCTATACATCGGCCGCCGGGCGCTTGAAAACACCGTCGAGGAAGAGAAACCGCCGGGCCACGAGCGGTTCTACGTCGTCTCGCTCGCAACCGATGTCGTCGTCTACAAGGGCCTGCTCAAGGCCGAACAGCTGGAAGACTACTACCCCGACCTCGGTGACGAGCGGATGCAGTCGACGTTCGCGATGGTCCACGCCCGCTTCTCGACGAACACCCTCGGTGCGTGGCACCTCGCGCACCCGTATCGTCGCGTCATCCACAACGGCGAGTTCAACACGATACAGGGGAACATCAACTGGATGCGCGCTCGGGAGACCGACATCCAGAGCGACGAGTTCGAGGGGGACCTAGAGAAGATCAAGCCCATCATCGACGACCCCGAGCAGTCGGACACCGCGAGCGTCGATAACGCGCTCGAACTCCTGCTTCAGGGCGGTCGCGACCTCCCGCACGCGCTCCGAATGCTCATCCCCGAGGCATGGCGCGGCGAGATGAACGACGTGACCGGCGACCGACGCGACTTCTACGACTACCACGCCTCGCTCGTCGAGCCGTGGGACGGGCCAGCGCTCGTCGCCGCGACCGACGGCGACCGCATCGGCGCGGTGCTGGACCGCAACGGCCTCCGCCCGTGCCGCTACGACGTGCTGGAGGACAATACGCTCGTGATGTCCTCGGAAGCTGGCGCGCTGGAACACGACGCAAGCGAGATTCAAGAGCGCGGCCGGCTCCAGCCCGGACAGTGCTTCCTCGCTGACCCCGAGGAGGGACGGGTCATCCCCGACGCGGAAGTCTTCGATGACATCACCGACGACAAGTACGGCGAGTGGGTCGCCGAGGAACAGGTCGATATCGACGACGTGGCCGACCGTGAGGACAACGCGCCACGGGACCCGTCAGACGCGCTCCGGAGCCACCAGGCCATGTACGGTTACACGTACGACGAGGTGGACCACCTCATCGAGCCGATGGCCGAGAAGGGGAAAGACCCCGTCGGCTCCATGGGCGATGACACGCCGCTGTCGGTCCTCTCACAGTTCAACCGCCCGCTGTTTACTTATTTCAAGCAGCTGTTCGCCCAGGTGACGAACCCGCCGCTTGACTACATCCGCGAGGAACTCGTCACCTCACTGGAGTCCCGTCTGGGCCATCAGCGAAACATCCTAGACGAGAGCCAAGGCCACGCCCGCCAGCTCGTCCTGGACTCGCCGATCCTCACCGACGAGGAGACCCAGTCGATCAAGGACCTGGACGCGAACGGCATGTCTACGAAGGTCATCGACATCACCTACGAGAAGGGCAGCGACCTTCGCCAGGCCGTCGAAGACGTACGGGCCGAGGCTGACGCCGCCGCCAAGGAACACGACATCCTCGTCCTCTCGGACCGTGGCGCGGACGAGGACCGTGTGCCGATTCCGAGCCTGCTGGCCGTCGGTGGCATCCACCACCACCTCGTCCGCAACGGCCTCCGCAACCACGTCGGCATCGTCCTCGAGTCCGGCGACCCGCGTGCGGTGCACCACTTCGCGACGCTCATCGGCTACGGGGCCGGAGCCGTCAACCCCTACCTGGCCTACCAGACCATCGAGGACCTGGTGGCCGGCCCGGACGGCGCGGACCTGGCCGACGCCATCGACGCCTACATCACCGCCGTCGAGGACGGCCTCCTGAAGACGATGGCCAAGATGGGCATCTCCACGGTCGAGAGCTACCAGGGTGCCCAGATCTTCGAGGCCGTCGGCCTCTCCTCGGACTTCGTCGCCGAGTACTTCGAGGGGACGACCTGCCGGACCGAGGGCATCGGCATCGAGGAAATCGAGGACGATCTCACCCAGCGTCACGAGGTCGCCTGGAGCGAGGAGGAGCCCGACATGCCCCGCCAGGGCGAGTACGAGTTCCGCTCGAACGGCATCCACCACCAGTGGAACCCCAACACGGTCGGCAAGATTCAGCAGGCCGTCCGGATGGGCGACTACGACATCTACAAGGAGTTCGCCGAGCTGGTCAACGACCAGAACGAGGAGCTCCAGACGCTCCGGGGGCTGCTTGAGTTCGACTCCGACCGCGAGTCCATCCCCATCGAGGAGGTCGAACCGGTCGAGGACATCGTCGAGCGCTTCGAGACGGCGGCGATGTCGCTCGGGTCGCTGTCGCCCGAGATGCACGAGAACAACGCCATCGCGATGAACCGGCTCGGGGCCAACGCCAACACCGGCGAGGGCGGCGAGCCGCCCGAGCGGTTCGACACCGAGAAGGAGTGTACGACAAAGCAGGTCGCCTCCGGCCGCTTCGGCGTCACTTCCGACTACCTCGCGTCGGCCGACGAACTCCAGATAAAGATGGCCCAGGGTTCCAAACCCGGCGAGGGTGGCCACCTGCCCGGCAAGAAGGTCAACGAGATGATCGCCCACGTCCGGTACGCGACGCCGGGCGTCGGCCTCATCTCGCCGCCGCCGCTGCACGACATCTACTCCATCGAGGACCTCAAGCAGCTCATCCACGACCTGAAAGCCTCCAACCCCGAGGCCGACATCAACGTCAAACTGGTCTCCGAGGACGGCATCGGGACCATCGCGGCCGGCGTCGCCAAGGCCAACGCCGACGTGGTCCACATCTCGGGCCACGACGGCGGGACCGGCGCGTCGCCGAAGACCTCCATCAAGAACGCCGGCCTCCCGTGGGAACTCGGTGTTTCGGAGGCCAACCAGATGCTCCGGGCGACCGGCCTGCGTTCGCGCATCAAGGTTACGACCGACGGCGGCATGAAGACCGGCCGCGACGTGGCCGTCGCCGCGCTGCTCGGCGCGGAGGGGTACACCTTCGGGACCGCCTCGATGGTCACCTCCGGCTGCGTGATGGCCCGGCAGTGCCACGAGAACACCTGTCCGGTCGGCATCGCCACCCAGAACGAGAACCTCCGCGAGCGGTTCCCCGGCGAGCCACAGCACGTCGTCAACTACATGACGTTCGTGGCACAGGAACTGCGCGAGATTATGGCCGAACTCGGCTTCGAGACCATCGACGAGATGATCGGCCGGCCGAGCGTCCTGCAACAGCGCGACGACGTGAGCCAGCCCAAGGCCCAGAAGCTCGACCTCTCCTCGGTCATCGCCGAGCCGGCCGACAACGACGGCCGCTACAAACAACGCGAGCAGACCCACGAGGTCGACAAGCAACTCGACTGGGACCTCATCGACGCCGCCGAGGACGCTATCTACAGCGGCGACCCGGTCGCAATCGACGCCGACATCAGCAACGTCGACCGCGCGGTCGGGGCGACGCTCTCGAACCGCATCTCCCGCGAGCACGCCAGCGAGGGCCTCGCGGACGACACCATCCGGGTCGACTTCGACGGCACGGCCGGCCAGTCCTTCGGCGCGTTCCTCGCACAGGGCGTGACGATGGAGCTGACCGGGACGGCAAACGACTACGTCGGCAAGGGCCTCTCCGGCGGGAAGCTCATCCTGAACACGCCGGACAACGCCCCGTTCGACCCGACGGAGAACATCGTCATCGGCAACGTCGCGCTGTACGGCGCGACCCAGGGCGAGGCCTACGTCAACGGCATGGCCGGCGAGCGCTTCGCCGTCCGCAACTCCGGCGTCAAGGGCGTCGTCGAGGGCGTCGGCGACCACGGCTGTGAGTACATGACCGGCGGCGCCATCGTCGTGCTGGGCGAGACCGGCAAGAACTTCGCGGCCGGGATGTCCGGCGGCGTCGCCTACGTCTACGACCCCGACGGCGAGTTCGAAGAGAAGGCGAACACCGGCATGGTGTCCCTGTCCGACACGCTGGAGGGCAAGGACCGCCAGATGATCACCCGACTCGTCGAGAACCACGCCGCCTACACCGACTCAGACCGAGCGGCGGAACTCCTCGATGACTGGGACGCCGAACTGGAGAACTTCACGAAGGTGATGCCCGACGCCTACGCCGAGGTCATCGCCGACCGCGAGCGCGATGACGTGCGCAACGAACCGCCGGCCAAGGCCGCGCCGAGCGCTGAAGCCGCCGAGACTGACTTCATCGCCTCCACCGACGACTGA
- a CDS encoding CBS domain-containing protein, with translation MDDVFVGRIMSSPVTTVAADANAKTVAKRMLDENISSVVVAAADGELQGILTSTDFVEIAAEGGDTTELAVSDYMTTDLVTVTANDSVEAAASLMLDHTVHHLPVVDETEGVVGMLTTTDMTAYVSGIEQSAAPVLG, from the coding sequence ATGGACGACGTATTTGTCGGACGGATTATGTCATCGCCTGTCACCACTGTTGCCGCCGATGCGAACGCGAAAACGGTCGCCAAGCGGATGCTCGACGAGAACATCAGTTCTGTTGTTGTCGCCGCCGCCGATGGAGAGTTGCAGGGGATTCTCACCTCTACGGACTTCGTCGAAATCGCCGCGGAGGGCGGCGATACGACGGAGTTAGCCGTCTCTGACTACATGACGACGGACTTGGTTACAGTAACGGCAAACGACTCCGTCGAGGCGGCCGCAAGTCTGATGCTGGACCATACTGTCCACCATCTCCCGGTCGTCGACGAGACAGAAGGTGTCGTCGGAATGTTAACGACAACTGACATGACGGCCTACGTTTCGGGTATCGAGCAGTCAGCTGCACCTGTGCTCGGTTGA
- a CDS encoding patatin-like phospholipase family protein gives MSGHGPSVAIACQGGGSHSAFTAGALQRLLPAVDTEYDLVGLSGTSGGALCAVRAWYGLLSDGPDHAGELLEDVWCDVAATTPPSFLLNESLVWHKRLQNRMLPAADISPYATPGAVGHDWYLSLLDRHIAFEEFDSLTDEAPPHVTIGTVNVNSGVFETFTDDAITPKAVLASAAFPLLYEAVELNGHWHWDGLFSQNPPIREFLTSDRPKPDEIWVIQIEPQTRDDRPTSLAEITDRRQELSGNLSLNQELFFVRKVNDWVEKGYLPDDFKHVEIRRLQLDKTLTAASKRDRDPRFIEDLMETGRAEADAFLDRLPE, from the coding sequence ATGTCTGGTCATGGCCCCAGCGTCGCCATCGCCTGTCAGGGCGGCGGCAGCCACAGTGCGTTTACCGCCGGTGCGCTGCAGCGACTCCTGCCAGCGGTCGACACAGAGTACGATCTCGTTGGACTGAGTGGCACCTCCGGCGGCGCTCTGTGCGCAGTCAGGGCTTGGTATGGCCTGCTCAGTGACGGCCCCGACCATGCCGGGGAGCTACTCGAAGATGTCTGGTGTGATGTCGCCGCAACAACACCGCCTTCGTTCCTGCTGAACGAATCTCTCGTGTGGCACAAACGACTGCAGAACCGAATGCTCCCCGCGGCCGATATCTCGCCCTACGCGACGCCGGGCGCTGTCGGCCACGATTGGTACCTGTCGCTGCTTGACCGCCACATCGCGTTCGAGGAGTTCGACAGCCTCACCGACGAGGCACCGCCACATGTGACCATCGGCACGGTCAACGTCAACAGCGGCGTGTTCGAGACGTTCACCGACGATGCCATCACGCCGAAAGCGGTGCTTGCCTCGGCCGCGTTCCCGCTGCTGTACGAGGCCGTCGAACTGAACGGCCACTGGCACTGGGACGGCCTGTTCTCGCAGAACCCGCCGATTCGGGAGTTCCTGACCAGCGACCGGCCGAAACCGGACGAGATCTGGGTCATCCAGATCGAGCCACAGACCCGCGACGACCGGCCGACATCGCTGGCAGAGATCACCGACCGCCGGCAGGAACTATCCGGGAATCTCTCGCTGAATCAGGAGCTGTTCTTCGTCCGGAAAGTCAACGACTGGGTGGAAAAAGGGTATCTCCCGGACGATTTCAAACACGTGGAGATACGGCGACTGCAACTCGATAAAACGCTGACAGCAGCCTCGAAACGCGACCGCGACCCCCGGTTCATCGAAGATCTCATGGAAACGGGCCGGGCCGAAGCCGACGCGTTTCTGGACCGATTGCCGGAGTAG
- the proS gene encoding proline--tRNA ligase encodes MSGEQELGITESKEHSPGEWYAEVVQKAGLADYAPMGGFIVTRPRGYAIWERIQDNLDGWFKDTGVQNAYFPLFIPESYLEKEKDVVEGFDPEVAWVTHGGHDELEERLAVRPTSESIIAPFMAQWTRSHRDLPMRLNQWCSVVRWEATETKPFFRTKEFLWQEGHTAHADEDGAWEETMTRLDQYARLYEEVMAMPPLKGRKPPHDKFPGAHTTTTIETLMPDGKTVQAATSHYLGTSFGEAFDITYADADEEENTAHTTSWGLSWRAMGALIMTHSDDQGLVLPPALAPDQVVVVPIWQEDNKDEVIDYAADLAAELDEAGVRVELDDREHRNPGFKYNEHELHGVPLRVEIGPHEVEDGEATLVHRPDGENATVDREGIAETVEEHLDTVHAKLYAEAEETLEGEIREAESREEILGTIGQHGGYVKCGWCGDEDCEEPIKEAIAAEIVMVPLDRDEEPIHDDCAICGEDAEETAYFAKSY; translated from the coding sequence ATGAGTGGCGAGCAGGAACTCGGCATCACCGAGAGCAAGGAGCATTCACCCGGCGAGTGGTACGCCGAGGTCGTCCAGAAGGCCGGCCTCGCGGACTACGCCCCCATGGGCGGGTTCATCGTCACGCGTCCCCGTGGCTACGCCATCTGGGAGCGCATCCAGGACAACCTCGACGGCTGGTTCAAGGACACCGGCGTCCAGAACGCCTACTTCCCGCTGTTTATTCCCGAGAGCTATCTGGAGAAAGAGAAAGACGTGGTCGAGGGGTTCGACCCCGAAGTCGCGTGGGTGACCCACGGCGGCCACGACGAACTCGAAGAGCGCCTCGCCGTCCGGCCCACCAGCGAGTCCATCATCGCCCCGTTCATGGCGCAGTGGACCCGCTCGCACCGGGACCTCCCGATGCGGCTGAACCAGTGGTGTTCGGTCGTCCGGTGGGAAGCCACCGAGACGAAGCCGTTCTTCCGCACCAAGGAGTTCCTCTGGCAGGAGGGCCACACCGCCCACGCCGACGAGGACGGCGCGTGGGAGGAGACGATGACCCGCCTCGACCAGTACGCCCGCCTCTACGAGGAGGTCATGGCGATGCCGCCGCTGAAGGGCCGCAAGCCGCCCCACGACAAGTTCCCCGGCGCACACACCACGACCACCATCGAGACGCTGATGCCCGACGGCAAGACCGTGCAGGCGGCCACCTCCCACTACCTCGGGACCTCCTTCGGCGAGGCGTTCGACATCACCTACGCCGACGCCGACGAGGAGGAGAACACCGCCCACACCACCTCGTGGGGCCTGTCCTGGCGCGCGATGGGCGCGCTCATCATGACCCACTCCGACGACCAAGGCCTCGTGCTCCCGCCCGCGCTCGCACCCGACCAGGTCGTCGTCGTCCCCATCTGGCAGGAGGACAACAAGGACGAGGTCATCGACTACGCCGCGGACCTCGCCGCCGAACTCGACGAGGCCGGCGTCCGCGTCGAACTCGACGACCGCGAACACCGCAATCCCGGCTTCAAGTACAACGAGCACGAACTCCACGGCGTCCCGCTCCGCGTCGAAATCGGCCCCCACGAGGTCGAGGACGGCGAAGCGACGCTCGTTCACCGCCCCGACGGCGAGAACGCCACGGTCGACCGCGAGGGCATCGCCGAGACGGTCGAGGAGCACCTCGACACCGTCCACGCCAAACTGTACGCCGAGGCCGAGGAGACGCTGGAAGGCGAAATCCGAGAGGCGGAGTCCCGTGAGGAGATTCTCGGCACCATCGGCCAGCACGGCGGCTACGTGAAATGTGGCTGGTGTGGCGACGAGGACTGCGAGGAGCCGATCAAGGAGGCCATCGCGGCCGAAATCGTGATGGTCCCGCTGGACCGCGACGAGGAGCCGATCCACGACGACTGCGCTATCTGCGGCGAGGACGCAGAAGAGACGGCGTACTTCGCGAAGAGTTACTGA
- a CDS encoding SAM hydroxide adenosyltransferase — protein sequence MSTFVHLVADYGPADPAFSEVVHRLTAADPTMTVQSTEVQPFSTVATGFWLAQLGVHNPSFDDLLIYSNTAPRTTESTPERADTGGPLCYLELDNGVPVVAVDAGYNLSFIADHATTFREVELPADTGQFRSRDLFPRRVAEIANGNRSSLGAERSLADVPAPPESVVCHVDGYGNVKTSIRTSAFDPGRDTVVVELNGESREVVVRDAVSAVPEGALAVVPGSAGGGDPYQELFLRGGSAAAAFGQPEPGDELAVRA from the coding sequence ATGAGCACGTTCGTCCATCTCGTCGCGGATTACGGCCCGGCTGACCCGGCCTTTTCGGAGGTCGTCCACCGTCTCACTGCCGCCGACCCGACGATGACCGTCCAGTCGACGGAGGTCCAGCCGTTCTCGACCGTCGCGACGGGCTTTTGGCTCGCACAGCTCGGCGTCCACAACCCCTCCTTCGACGACCTGCTGATTTACTCGAATACGGCACCGCGAACGACGGAATCAACGCCAGAACGGGCCGATACCGGCGGCCCGCTGTGCTACCTCGAACTGGACAACGGCGTTCCCGTTGTCGCTGTCGACGCCGGCTACAACCTCTCGTTTATCGCCGACCACGCCACGACCTTCCGCGAGGTCGAACTGCCGGCCGACACCGGCCAGTTCCGCTCGCGAGACCTGTTCCCGCGGCGCGTCGCCGAAATCGCGAACGGGAACCGCTCGTCGCTGGGCGCGGAGCGGTCGCTCGCGGACGTGCCGGCCCCGCCCGAATCCGTGGTCTGTCACGTCGACGGCTACGGGAACGTCAAGACCTCGATTCGGACCTCGGCGTTCGACCCGGGACGCGACACGGTCGTCGTCGAACTCAACGGCGAGTCCCGTGAGGTCGTTGTCAGGGACGCCGTCTCGGCGGTCCCGGAGGGGGCACTCGCCGTCGTGCCCGGTTCCGCGGGCGGCGGGGACCCCTACCAGGAACTGTTCCTGCGTGGCGGCTCTGCGGCGGCGGCCTTCGGCCAGCCGGAACCGGGCGACGAACTCGCGGTCCGGGCCTGA
- a CDS encoding DUF7471 family protein — protein sequence MKPLSTGGHLGTGSWDIAAVIVLSAVAGAVLCGLALAAYRQRGTRAYLLIALALAALFARPLVALLSGFSLVSGPTHHFLEHALDTLFVALVLGAVYYARTVEKRLDEEGL from the coding sequence ATGAAACCGCTCAGTACTGGGGGCCACCTCGGCACCGGGAGCTGGGACATTGCCGCCGTTATTGTCCTCTCTGCTGTGGCCGGCGCAGTCCTGTGTGGGCTCGCTCTGGCCGCGTACCGACAGCGCGGAACGCGTGCATATCTGCTGATTGCACTCGCGCTCGCCGCGCTGTTTGCCCGCCCGCTCGTCGCGTTGCTGTCGGGGTTCTCGCTGGTCTCGGGACCGACACACCACTTCCTCGAACACGCGCTGGATACCCTCTTCGTCGCTCTCGTCCTCGGCGCAGTGTACTACGCGCGAACAGTCGAGAAGCGCCTCGACGAGGAGGGACTATGA
- a CDS encoding winged helix-turn-helix transcriptional regulator, with the protein MNDTRARIYRHINANPGVHFRELTRALDLATGQVQYHLARLDCVHSESVNGRTHYYTSSFDPWERHAIAFLRRETARDVLVALMEYETARPGEVADHLDIARSTLEHHLSGLIEHDIVEKRRSEGRVTLALCRPDSTVELLAAVDPTASDRLSDRFTRLLDRLLDGG; encoded by the coding sequence ATGAACGACACCAGAGCGCGGATTTACCGGCATATCAACGCCAACCCAGGCGTCCACTTCCGAGAGCTAACACGGGCGCTGGACCTCGCAACGGGACAGGTCCAGTACCACTTGGCTCGACTCGACTGCGTTCACAGTGAGTCGGTCAACGGGCGCACACACTACTACACATCGTCGTTCGACCCCTGGGAGCGCCACGCCATCGCCTTTCTCCGGCGGGAGACGGCGAGAGATGTTCTCGTCGCGCTCATGGAGTACGAAACCGCTCGCCCCGGCGAAGTCGCCGACCACCTCGACATCGCGCGGAGTACGCTCGAACACCATCTCAGCGGCCTGATCGAACACGATATCGTCGAGAAGCGTCGGAGCGAGGGACGAGTGACGCTGGCGCTCTGCCGGCCGGACTCGACTGTCGAGCTGCTCGCAGCGGTCGACCCCACGGCATCGGACCGCCTGTCGGATCGCTTCACCCGGTTACTCGACCGCCTCTTGGATGGCGGCTAG
- a CDS encoding DUF7405 family protein — translation MTERGISRREFAKSAVAIGGTAALAACLDRGSGTIPEGTDDPTSLPDRQHAWDALLATDDAGNHRLSRHHVLLLLDYTGDGTPSAGDREQVETALRDLERAYEWSNEGLLFTLGYSPAYFDRFEADVAGVDLPEPMALAPFEDPELDTPDALLHLASDDERVVIEAEEALKGNRDSANDHEMSATFEGVLREAERRTGFVGAGLPAENQDVDGIPDSDPVPEDAPLFMGFKSGFKENQASEDRVTVDSGPFAGGATQHLSKIRLQLQQWYEQDSRDQRVSKMFCPAHAAEDKVEGVGENLGTDNGAGECPEDVVDSGRREGVVGHAQKMSRVREDGTPTILRRDFDSTDGGEAGLHFLSLQRSIADFVATKQAMNGTDVANESAVGQQVNNGILQYMTVTRRGNYLLPPRSLRSLPRANPDA, via the coding sequence ATGACTGAACGCGGGATTTCCCGACGCGAGTTCGCCAAAAGCGCCGTCGCCATCGGCGGCACCGCGGCGCTGGCCGCCTGTCTCGACCGCGGGTCGGGAACGATACCCGAAGGAACCGACGACCCCACGTCGCTCCCGGACCGCCAGCACGCCTGGGACGCGTTGCTGGCGACCGACGACGCGGGGAATCATCGGCTGTCGCGACACCACGTCCTCTTGCTACTGGACTACACCGGGGACGGGACACCGTCGGCTGGCGACCGCGAGCAGGTCGAAACGGCGCTTCGAGACCTCGAACGGGCCTACGAATGGAGCAACGAGGGGCTGCTGTTCACGCTCGGGTACAGCCCGGCTTACTTCGACCGCTTCGAAGCCGACGTGGCTGGCGTCGACCTGCCAGAGCCGATGGCGCTTGCCCCCTTCGAAGACCCCGAACTCGACACGCCCGACGCGCTACTGCATCTCGCCAGTGACGACGAGCGAGTCGTCATCGAGGCCGAGGAGGCGCTGAAAGGCAATCGCGACAGCGCCAACGACCATGAAATGAGCGCGACCTTCGAAGGCGTCCTTCGTGAGGCGGAGCGCCGGACGGGGTTCGTCGGGGCCGGCCTGCCCGCCGAGAATCAGGATGTCGACGGGATTCCGGACTCCGACCCGGTCCCCGAAGATGCGCCGCTTTTCATGGGATTCAAGTCCGGGTTCAAGGAAAATCAGGCCTCAGAGGACCGAGTGACGGTCGATTCGGGACCGTTCGCCGGCGGCGCGACTCAGCACCTCTCGAAGATCCGACTGCAACTCCAGCAGTGGTACGAACAGGATTCCCGGGACCAGCGCGTCTCGAAGATGTTCTGTCCGGCCCACGCCGCCGAAGACAAAGTGGAGGGCGTCGGCGAGAACCTCGGTACGGACAACGGTGCCGGCGAGTGTCCCGAGGACGTGGTCGACAGCGGCCGGCGGGAGGGCGTCGTCGGTCACGCACAGAAGATGTCCCGCGTCAGGGAAGACGGAACACCGACCATTCTCCGCCGGGACTTCGATTCGACCGACGGCGGCGAAGCGGGACTGCACTTCCTCTCGCTGCAGCGCTCTATCGCCGACTTCGTCGCCACGAAACAGGCAATGAACGGAACGGACGTCGCTAACGAGTCCGCCGTCGGTCAGCAGGTGAACAACGGCATTCTCCAGTACATGACGGTCACGCGGCGCGGGAACTACCTGCTCCCGCCGCGGTCACTACGTTCCCTGCCCCGAGCGAACCCGGACGCGTAA